The Brassica oleracea var. oleracea cultivar TO1000 chromosome C6, BOL, whole genome shotgun sequence genome includes a region encoding these proteins:
- the LOC106297479 gene encoding LOW QUALITY PROTEIN: 14-3-3-like protein GF14 omicron (The sequence of the model RefSeq protein was modified relative to this genomic sequence to represent the inferred CDS: inserted 2 bases in 1 codon), giving the protein MEKEREKQVYLAKLNEQAERNDEMIEPMKKVAXLNVELIIPERNLLSVGYKNVIGARRASWRILSSIEQKEESRGHEENAKRVKHYRTKVEDELSKICYDILAVVDKHLVPSATSGEYTVFYYKMKGDYFRYLAEFKFDSDRDEAVKQSLKAYEASTTTATSELGPTHPIRLGLALNFSVFYYEIMNSPERACHLAKQAFVEAIAELDSLNEDSYKDNTLIMQLLRDNLTLWTSDLEEGGEQSKEDNSQDEVSKSMEQLSTFS; this is encoded by the exons ATGGAGAAGGAGAGAGAGAAGCAAGTGTACTTGGCTAAACTCAATGAACAAGCCGAGAGAAACGATG AGATGATTGAACCAATGAAGAAAGTTGC GCTCAATGTGGAACTCATAATCCCTGAGAGGAACCTGTTATCTGTTGGATACAAGAATGTGATTGGTGCTAGGAGAGCGTCGTGGAGAATCCTCTCTTCGATTGAGCAGAAAGAAGAATCCAGAGGACATGAAGAGAACGCAAAGAGGGTCAAACATTACAGGACTAAAGTTGAAGATGAGCTCTCCAAGATCTGCTATGACATTTTGGCCGTCGTTGATAAGCATCTTGTCCCATCGGCGACTTCAGGAGAATATACTGTTTTCTACTACAAGAT GAAAGGAGACTATTTCAGATACTTGGCAGAGTTTAAGTTTGATTCTGATCGTGATGAAGCTGTTAAACAATCACTCAAAGCTTATGAG GCCTCAACGACCACAGCTACCTCTGAATTGGGTCCTACTCATCCGATCAGACTGGGCTTGGCTCTGAACTTCTCTGTCTTCTACTACGAGATCATGAATTCTCCAGAACG AGCGTGTCATTTGGCGAAGCAAGCGTTTGTTGAAGCCATTGCTGAGTTAGATAGTCTTAATGAAGACTCTTACAAAGACAACACACTTATCATGCAGCTCCTCAGAGACAACCTCACTTTATGGACCTCTGATCTAGAGGAAGGAG GTGAACAATCTAAAGAGGACAATTCGCAAGATGAGGTAAGCAAATCTATGGAACAACTTTCCACTTTTTCATAA